A stretch of Glandiceps talaboti chromosome 18, keGlaTala1.1, whole genome shotgun sequence DNA encodes these proteins:
- the LOC144448834 gene encoding exonuclease V-like — protein MSGAKNDCSQLPTVTVIKKQKKDDKVQCKGSEETLSTDISHANTVSCCGGAEGCMVTPTKEDLKTSRHTKKATPLLKYRRGRLCVTDITSQSWCEQHLLYTYTVPTVPVENEAMTKGSSMHLARELEVHDIVPVTVTSKEDSWAIKFLNMIDGIKGLTYGSPCIRELPIFGEPFGKGIFVVGIIDEIRYNEKGELVLCEFKSRAKSRSLPSRAQKRNHALQVMIYKQLFDELVLGHLTKEHFIQHVGVDETKQLGEEVMQHMGKSGISCTLFGELLDIVLLQFQFSDLPCVDSLVVEYCFQGDCQSFASDTVKFDSDWLMGRLDHYFSFWRGQREVEGVDIEEAWKCHSCDFTEICEWKKRKEAECIAGNRSVMTSKIL, from the exons ATGAGTGGTGCCAAGAATGATTGTTCACAGTTGCCAACAGTGACTGTAATAAAAAAACAGAAGAAAGATGACAAAGTCCAATGTAAAGGATCAGAGGAAacattgtcaactgatatttCACATGCAAACACTGTATCATGTTGTGGAGGTGCTGAAGGCTGTATGGTGACACCAACAAAAGAAGACCTAAAGACTTCAAGACATACTAAAAAGGCAACACCATTGTTGAAATACAGAAGGGGTAGATTGTGTGTGACTGATATAACATCTCAGTCTTGGTGTGAACAACATCTTTTGTACACGTACACTGTTCCTACTGTACCGGTTGAAAATGAAGCTATGACCAAAGGTTCCAGCATGCATCTTGCAAGAG AGTTAGAAGTACATGACATTGTACCAGTCACAGTCACTAGTAAAGAAGATAGTTGGGCCATCAAATTCCTGAATATGATAGATGGAATCAAAGGGTTGACATATGGAAGTCCTTGTATCCGGGAATTACCAATATTCGGTGAACCATTTGGTAAAGGAATTTTCGTAGTCGGAATCATTGATGAAATTCGATATAATGAAAAGGGAGAATTAGTTTTGTGTGAATTCAAATCAAGGGCCAAGTCCAGGTCACTCCCTAGCAGAGCACAAAAGAGAAACCATGCTTTACAAGTCATGATATACAAGCAACTTTTTGACGAACTTGTACTTGGTCATCTTACCAAGGAACATTTCATTCAGCATGTAGGGGTGGATGAGACTAAGCAGTTGGGTGAGGAAGTCATGCAACACATGGGGAAGAGTGGAATCAGCTGTACATTATTTGGAGAACTGCTAGACATTGTTTTGTTACAGTTTCAGTTCTCTGACCTACCATGTGTTGACTCTTTGGTAGTGGAATACTGCTTTCAAGGGGACTGTCAATCATTTGCAAGTGACACTGTGAAGTttgattctgattggctgatgGGCAGACTGgaccattatttttcattttggaGGGGTCAGAGGGAAGTGGAAGGAGTAGATATAGAGGAGGCATGGAAATGTCATAGCTGTGACTTCACAGAGATTTGTGAGTGGAAGAAGAGAAAAGAAGCAGAATGTATCGCTGGAAACAGATCAGTAATGACtagtaaaatattgtaa